Below is a window of Desmonostoc muscorum LEGE 12446 DNA.
GTATTTGTATCAACCTTAAAATTAAACGGTATTAGGAGTTAGGAGTCGGGGGTTTAGAGTTTTTAGACCTAACTTGCAACTTGTGAGTTCTAACTCTCTTAGAATGCAGATAAAGCAAGTTACAAATTTGAGAGGGGAATTCATGGCAGTCAAAAAAGGCGATATGGTTCGCGCTATCCGCGAGAAACTGGAGAACAGTCTGGAAGCAAAAGCTAGTGATAGTCGCTTTCCTTCCTATTTATTTGACTCTAAGGGCGAAATTGTAGACCTCAAAGGTGATTATGCACTTGTTAAGTTTGGGAAAGTACCAACACCAAATATTTGGTTACGTGTAGATCAACTAGAAGAGTTTAAATAAGAATTCAGAATTGAGAATTCAGGAGTCAGAATTGAGCATTCATTCTGTCTCCTGGATTCTGAATTATTTTTGAAAAAAATTCCACTTTCATTTATGTCTTTTTCTTCTAACTCTCCAATTGTGTGTAATTTACCTCGTGTCACCATTGTTGGTGCAGGTAGGGTTGGCAGTACTTTAGCCCAACGCATTGCAGAGAAAAACCTGGCAGATGTGGTTTTGCTAGATATTATCGCGGGAATGCCCCAAGGTCTAGCACTGGATTTGGTTGAGGCTAGGGGAATTGAATTACATAATCGTCAGATTATTGGCACAAATAATTATGCTGATACATCTGGTTCGCAAATTGTGGTGATTACCGCAGGAATCCCCCGAAAAACAGGTATGAGTCGGGATGATTTGCTGAAAACTAATGCCAAGATTGTAGTCGAAGCGGCAACGAATGCGATCGCTCACTCTCCCAATGCCATTTTTATTGTCGTTACCAATCCTTTGGATGTGATGACTTATTTAGCTTGGCAAGCTACTGGTTTACCACGCACTCGGATTATGGGTATGGCTGGTGTGTTAGATTCTGCCCGTTTTGAAACCTTTATTGCCTTAGAATTGGGAGTTTTACCCGCCGATGTCAAAGCAATGGTATTGGGCAGCCACGGTGATTTAATGGTGCCTTTGTCTCGTTATGCGACTGTTAACGGCATTCCCATTACTGAATTGCTGGATGCAGCCACAATTGCACGTTTGGTAGAAAGAACTCGCAACGGTGGTGCTGAAATTGTGGAATTAATGCAGACGGGTGGCGCGTTTTTTGCTCCTGCATCGGCTACTAGTGTGATGGTGGAATCGATTTTATTAAATCAATCGCGGTTGTTGCCAGTGGCGGCTTATCTGCAAGGTGAATATGGTTTAGAAGATGTTGTGATTGGTGTTCCTTGTCGGTTAGGATGCGGTGGAATTGAGAGTGTGTTGGAATTAAATCTCACCGATGAAGAAAGAGAAGCTTTGGATACTTCAGCTCAATCTGTGCGGAAAAATATTGAGCGGGCACACGAAATATTGATAACAAGAATGTGACTGCGATCGATACTTTTTTGTTAATAACTTCATCGAATTCACGTTAAATTAGTCCTGTGCAAGAACATTGCTAACTCCATCTCCGAACAGATGTGGTGGAATCTGCTCTTTTGGCAAGAGTAAATTATCAATCAGTTCTTCTCGCAAACCTTTAATAGTGTAGCGACTTTCTTGAATGCAATCCAACAAAAGATTACTGACATAAAGGTAGTTATCTAGAGCTTTGGTATCCTCTTCTGAAAATTGCACATCATAACCAATATCTAGCTGTTCAAGCATTACATTTTGTAAGTCATCTGCCCACTGTTGCCATTCTGAGGTTGAATTCC
It encodes the following:
- the mdh gene encoding malate dehydrogenase; this encodes MSFSSNSPIVCNLPRVTIVGAGRVGSTLAQRIAEKNLADVVLLDIIAGMPQGLALDLVEARGIELHNRQIIGTNNYADTSGSQIVVITAGIPRKTGMSRDDLLKTNAKIVVEAATNAIAHSPNAIFIVVTNPLDVMTYLAWQATGLPRTRIMGMAGVLDSARFETFIALELGVLPADVKAMVLGSHGDLMVPLSRYATVNGIPITELLDAATIARLVERTRNGGAEIVELMQTGGAFFAPASATSVMVESILLNQSRLLPVAAYLQGEYGLEDVVIGVPCRLGCGGIESVLELNLTDEEREALDTSAQSVRKNIERAHEILITRM
- a CDS encoding NAD(P)H-quinone oxidoreductase subunit O, which translates into the protein MAVKKGDMVRAIREKLENSLEAKASDSRFPSYLFDSKGEIVDLKGDYALVKFGKVPTPNIWLRVDQLEEFK